Sequence from the Polynucleobacter sp. Adler-ghost genome:
AAACTGTATAGGATGCAAGCTCTTGCGCTGAACCTGGTAATAAGCCATATAGAAATGCCGCTATTCGATTGCTACCAGACAAAATGAGTGCGCGAGCTGGAAGAGTATTGCCAGACTCCAAAATTTCTGAATAGACTTTAGCGAGCATGCCACCATAAGTAATGGCGATGGCTAAAACACCTGCAATAGCACCTAGGCCGAATACTCTCACCAATAAGAGCGCCCACACAATCTCTGGGATGCCGCGCAACACCAGCATGAGCGAGCGCGCAAGAAGCCGAATAGATTGAGCAAACTGATGGTCAGATGTAGGGCCAATTCTTGAAATCGAGAGGCTATAAGAAATGATGAGGCCAAGCGGTACCGCAATTACCATTGCCAAGGCAATTCCGGCGGTAGCCATGGCTAAAGTTTCTACAGTAGCTTTGATTACGAGCGATAAAAATGTTGCTTCAATATTGGGTGGAAAAAACTGCACTAAAAAATCACCCATGACTTGGATATTATTTGGGTCGATTAAAAGCTTGGGCTCAAATTGGGTAAGCTGTAGCATCGGCCAAAGAATGGCGATGGCAAGCAGTAGACCCATGAAACGATAGGGTGTTGCGGGGTCCCTTGAAATAATGGATGTTTGCATTAGGAGGCAGTACTGCTGGCTTGAATTGGAAGTCCTCCAAGCTCAGATGCATATAACTCTCTTAAGATGTGTTCGCTGACTTCGCTTGAGGGCAGATCAAAAATCATTTGACCATCTCGAATGCCAATAATGCGTGGAAACCATCGTAAGGCAATATCGACTGCATGAAGGCTGGCGACAAGAGTAGCATTGCGCTTTTTTGCCTCTTCAATCAGTACGCCAATCGTCAGATCTGAGAGAACTGGATCCATGGCGGATACTGGCTCATCGGCTAGGATAAGCTGGGGTGCTTGATACATTACTCTGGCAACCCCAACCCGCTGCAGCTGACCGCCCGAAAGACAGTCGCAACGATCAAATAACTTATCAGTTAGATCTAGGCGTTCCAAACACGATTGCGGGCCAGCAATGTCTACTGGGTACACCAATGACAGAATCGATTTCCAGAGCGGCCACTGTCCTAATCGCCCAGCCAGAATGGCAGTGATCACTCTTTGTCTTAGTGGTATCGGGGGCGCCTGATGCACTAAGCCAATCTTAGAGCGTAAGCGCTTGAGAGATGACTTAGAGAGTTTCCAAGGATTCTCTCCAAGTACCACAGCGGTCCCAAGTGAGGGCTTCAGGGCAGTGGCTAAGATATTTAAGAGCGTTGTCTTGCCAGACCCCGATGGGCCAATCACAGCGATGCACTCGCCAGCCTGTGCCACTAATGAAATTTGACTGAGCGCCGGCGTTCCGTTGCTGTGCTCAAAGCTCAGCTGCTGTAAGAAAAGCCCCACGAGACTACTTAATTAATCCAGCAGAGCGAGCTGCTTTTTCGATGTCATCGTAATTCGACGATTTAGTGGTGACATATTTACTGGCACGCTGAAGATCCATGATTTCTTTGTAGTTCGGATTATTAGCATCTAACTTTAAAAATGCGTCGATAATTTTCTTTACTGTTGCTGGGTCAAGATCTCCGCGAACAGTCCAGTTGTAATCAAAGTAGGGTGGCGTTGTGGAGAGTACTTTTGACTTTAGTGCATTGGGATTTTTTGCCTCATTGAGCTTAACCCAAACTGATGCATTGAGCGCGCCAACATCTGCCTTCCCGCTTGCTACGAAGGCGACAGTCGCATCATGCGCACCTGAAAAAGCAATGTTTTTAAAGTCTTTGTCTGGATTTATGCCGGCTTGCATCAGGAAATAGCGTGGCATGAGGTGTCCGGATGTTGAGGACGGTGAGCCAAATGCCATGGTCTTACCCTTGAGTTCGCTTAATGACTTTAATGAGCTATCAGCTGGAACAATGAAAACACTGGTGAATTTCTCATCTTCCACTCGTTGAATA
This genomic interval carries:
- a CDS encoding ABC transporter permease, translated to MQTSIISRDPATPYRFMGLLLAIAILWPMLQLTQFEPKLLIDPNNIQVMGDFLVQFFPPNIEATFLSLVIKATVETLAMATAGIALAMVIAVPLGLIISYSLSISRIGPTSDHQFAQSIRLLARSLMLVLRGIPEIVWALLLVRVFGLGAIAGVLAIAITYGGMLAKVYSEILESGNTLPARALILSGSNRIAAFLYGLLPGSAQELASYTVYRWECAVRASVVMGFVGAGGLGQLMDQSMKMLNGGEVSTILVVFLGLVLLADYISLIIRKQLA
- a CDS encoding phosphonate ABC transporter ATP-binding protein, with protein sequence MGLFLQQLSFEHSNGTPALSQISLVAQAGECIAVIGPSGSGKTTLLNILATALKPSLGTAVVLGENPWKLSKSSLKRLRSKIGLVHQAPPIPLRQRVITAILAGRLGQWPLWKSILSLVYPVDIAGPQSCLERLDLTDKLFDRCDCLSGGQLQRVGVARVMYQAPQLILADEPVSAMDPVLSDLTIGVLIEEAKKRNATLVASLHAVDIALRWFPRIIGIRDGQMIFDLPSSEVSEHILRELYASELGGLPIQASSTAS
- a CDS encoding putative selenate ABC transporter substrate-binding protein, with the translated sequence MDTLKHLLGALLAFGIAASVSTPALAQEVLRISAIPDESPTELQRKFKPLGEYLSKETGMKVEFTPVTDYAAVVEALATKKIDMAWLGGFTYVQTKIRTNGTANPIIQRVEDEKFTSVFIVPADSSLKSLSELKGKTMAFGSPSSTSGHLMPRYFLMQAGINPDKDFKNIAFSGAHDATVAFVASGKADVGALNASVWVKLNEAKNPNALKSKVLSTTPPYFDYNWTVRGDLDPATVKKIIDAFLKLDANNPNYKEIMDLQRASKYVTTKSSNYDDIEKAARSAGLIK